The Molothrus aeneus isolate 106 chromosome 30, BPBGC_Maene_1.0, whole genome shotgun sequence genome contains a region encoding:
- the GLI1 gene encoding zinc finger protein GLI1 — protein MFDPSGPPAAGYSEHCCLHPPHGAAPAAPGPPGLDFPVCHQPGHRGYGLAPGAEHPGDGSRFSTPRGAGKLSKKRALSISPLSDSSIDLQTVIRTSPNSLVAFINSRCASSGGSYGHLSISTISPSLGYQSPPGQHKGQGHLYTPAPACSSHEVPTRPGLLQHPPARGALKHCQQLKLEWSLSSPLSAKFPEERSEGDISSPASTGTQEPLLGMLDVREELEKEDGKAECEAVYETNCYWDGCAKEFDTQEQLVHHINNEHIHGEKKEFVCHWAACSREQRPFKAQYMLVVHMRRHTGEKPHKCTFEGCNKAYSRLENLKTHLRSHTGEKPYVCEHEGCNKAFSNASDRAKHQNRTHSNEKPYVCKIPGCTKRYTDPSSLRKHVKTVHGPDAHVTKKHRGDVGPGRALPTPSAPPDMKQEKEANGPSEAQKDDGKLLVPELALKPQPSPGGQSSCSSDHSPLGSTTNNDSGVEMAGNAGGSYEDLSTLEDVVPGEPMGTSGLMALHKLENLRIDKLKQLRKPAASKGLNLPPIPGAGLPGEVPPPASHRRIAELSAAELGLAAPGERRSSGTSTVSSAYTVSRRSSLVSPYLCPGGDAAAMPGGLCPVDGYGAASPDESRRSGDAGGLPGVGSLTPAQRYRLKAKYAAATGGPPPTPLPSVEQVASGGHGGTPGGYPAPVGPRCVANGLLRRNSSNESPGYPGSVPAHMVPRHGVRRASDPARTVAKPPAVPRVQRFKSVGNVSVPGAGRTALQPLGGSEANLQRHGFSPRPPSITENVFMESMGGPGPDSGLLDMEQYLSYPEEGFPCQGTGVELQGGIYGAHRTMVGTHGDMEEGLLQQPEFSLPQCQVNQRFPSLPAGNNGAVPEPWDGPPQATLGMSSRQSVGAPTMSGPHCPHQNIEYPHPSACGQHPKLVSSCQDQEFSGGHRFNRLQIKSEQRYPAPSPALTPCPSTKLAGPSASPAAFGHSMDVGQGGYPPVGPTPGGYMGMASPGARRAQTPTLQTKEVMVRNYVEAQQALMWGEQQPLCKGSVAGAGLGSEPGQCQAVPAPPPYLSPRYCSYQPKGDHLQSLAEPQHLLSPPCFNPEMIPHPPSGPKPAAHLSYPNSLAQPGHGYEGADSGARRLPRLPPARPVPEGAGNLPLYYPGQGGKGGHKLLGQGAASCGGSGHYGPEGLKGTSCYYLDSGEQVANSLDSLDLENTHLDFAAIVEDVETPPALPRPPSPAGGLLVPSHGGANMAVGDMSSMLSTLAGESHFLNSLS, from the exons ATGTTCGACCCCTCTGGACCCCCGGCCGCCGGCTACAGCGagcactgctgcctgcacccCCCGCACGGAgcagcccccgccgccccgggaCCACCAG GGCTGGATTTCCCCGTGTGCCACCAGCCCGGGCACCGCGGGTATGGGCTGGCCCCAGGAGCTGAACACCCCGGGGATG GCTCCCGGTTCTCCACGCCCCGAGGCGCAGGGAAGCTGAGCAAGAAGCGAGCCCTGTCCATCTCGCCCCTGTCCGACTCCAGCATCGACCTGCAGACCGTGATCCGCACCTCGCCCAACTCCCTCGTGGCTTTCATCAACTCCCGCTGCGCCTCCTCTGGCGGCTCCTACGGTCACCTGTCCATCAGCACCATCag CCCGTCCCTGGGGTACCAGAGCCCACCTGGGCAGCACAAGGGCCAAGGGCACCTGTACACGCCAGCCCCAGCTTGCAGCTCCCACGAGGTGCCCACACGgccggggctgctgcagcacccaccTGCTCGAGGGGCACTGAAACACTGCCAG cagctgaagctggaGTGGAGCCTGAGCAGCCCCCTGAGTGccaaattcccagaggagcGATCTGAGGGTGACATCTCCAGCCCAGCATCCACGGGCACCCAG GAGCCCTTGCTGGGCATGCTGGATGTccgggaggagctggagaaggaggatgGCAAAGCCGAGTGTGAGGCTGTGTATGAGACCAACTGCTACTGGGACGGCTGTGCCAAGGAGTTCGacacccaggagcagctggtgcAC cacatcAACAACGAGCACATCCACGGTGAGAAGAAGGAGTTCGTGTGCCACTGGGCAGCGTGCTCGCGGGAGCAGAGGCCCTTCAAGGCTCAGTACATGCTGGTGGTGCACATGAGGCGCCACACGGGGGAGAAACCTCACAAGTGCACG TTTGAGGGCTGCAACAAGGCCTATTCCCGCCTGGAGAACCTCAAGACCCACCTGCGCTCGCACACGGGGGAGAAGCCCTACGTGTGTGAGCACGAGGGATGCAACAAAGCCTTCTCCAACGCCTCTGACCGTGCCAAGCACCAAAACCGCACCCACTCCAACGAG AAGCCCTACGTGTGCAAGATTCCCGGCTGCACCAAGCGCTACACGGACCCCAGCTCCCTGCGCAAACACGTCAAGACCGTGCACGGCCCCGACGCCCACGTCACCAAAAAGCACCGGGGGGACgtggggccgggccgggcactGCCCACCCCCAGCGCCCCCCCGGATAtgaagcaggagaaggaggcaaacgGCCCCAGCGAGGCTCAGAAGGACGATGGGAAACTCCTGGTGCCTGAGCTGGCCCTG aagccccagcccagcccaggggggcAGTCCTCGTGCAGCAGTGACCACTCACCCCTGGGCAGCACCACCAACAACGACAGCGGCGTGGAGATGGCAGGAAACGCCGGTGGCAGCTACGAGGACCTGTCCACTCTGGAGGACGTGGTGCCCGGGGAGCCCATGGGCACCTCGGGGCTCATGGCCCTGCACAAACTGGAGAACCTTCGCATCGACAAACTGAAGCAGCTGAGGAAACCGGCGGCTTCCAAGGGCCTGAACCTGCCACCCATCCCTGGAGCCG GCCTGCCCGGGGAGGTGCCACCCCCGGCCTCTCACCGCCGCATCGCCGAGCTGTCGGCGGCCGAGCTGGGCCTGGCGGCGCCGGGCGAGCGCCGCAGCAGCGGCACCAGCACCGTCAGCTCTGCCTACACCGTCAGCCGCCGCTCCTCCCTGGTGTCCCCGTACCTGTGCCCGGGCGGTGACGCCGCGGCGATGCCCGGCGGGCTGTGCCCGGTGGACGGTTACGGTGCCGCCTCTCCGGATGAGTCGCGGCGCTCCGGTGATGCCGGGGGGCTGCCGGGGGTGGGCAGCCTGACCCCGGCACAGCGGTACCGCCTCAAGGCCAAGTACGCCGCGGCCACGGGCGGCCCCCCGCCCACCCCGCTGCCCAGCGTGGAGCAGGTGGCCTCAGGTGGGCACGGTGGCACGCCCGGGGGTTACCCCGCGCCTGTCGGGCCTCGCTGCGTCGCCAACGGCTTGTTGAGAAGGAACAGCTCCAACGAGAGCCCCGGTTACCCGGGCAGCGTGCCCGCTCACATGGTGCCCCGACACGGCGTGCGACGGGCGAGTGACCCTGCCCGGACGGTGGCCAAGCCTCCGGCCGTGCCCAGAGTGCAGAGGTTTAAGAGCGTGGGCAATGTGAGCGTGCCAGGCGCGGGCAGGACGGCGCTGCAGCCTCTGGGTGGCTCTGAGGCCAACCTGCAGCGCCACGGCTTCTCCCCACGCCCCCCCAGCATCACTGAGAACGTCTTCATGGAGAGCATGGGGGGCCCTGGCCCCGATTCCGGCCTGCTGGACATGGAGCAGTACCTGAGTTATCCTGAGGAAGGCTTCCCATGCCAGGGCACTGGCGTGGAGCTCCAGGGTGGCATCTACGGCGCTCACCGGACCATGGTGGGGACTCACGGGGACATGgaggaggggctgctgcagcagcctgagtTCTCCCTCCCGCAGTGCCAGGTGAACCAGCGCTTCCCCAGTTTGCCTGCTGGGAACaatggggctgtgccagagccctgggatggaCCCCCCCAGGCCACGCTGGGGATGAGCTCCAGACAAAGTGTGGGTGCTCCCACCATGTCTGGGCCGCACTGTCCTCATCAAAACATCGAGTACCCCCATCCCAGCGCCTGTGGGCAGCATCCCAAACTGGTGAGCTCATGCCAGGACCAAGAATTTTCGGGGGGGCATCGTTTTAACCGGCTCCAGATCAAATCTGAGCAGCGATACCCAGCGCCGAGCCCTGCACtcactccctgccccagcaccaaGCTGGCCGGGCCCTCAGCATCCCCCGCTGCCTTTGGGCACAGCATGGACGTGGGGCAGGGTGGGTACCCCCCTGTGGGGCCCACACCGGGTGGGTACATGGGCAtggccagcccaggtgcccgcAGAGCCCAGACCCCCACTCTGCAGACCAAAGAGGTGATGGTCCGGAACTACGTGGAGGCGCAGCAGGCGCTGATGtggggggagcagcagcccctgtgcaagGGCAGCGTGGCCGGCGCGGGGCTGGGCAGCGAGCCCGGGCAGTGCCAGGCCGTGCCAGCCCCGCCGCCGTACCTCAGCCCCAGGTACTGCAGTTACCAACCCAAAGGGGATCATCTGCAGAGCCTGGCGgagccccagcacctcctgagCCCGCCCTGCTTCAACCCCGAGATGATCCCACACCCTCCAAGCGGCCCCAAGCCAGCGGCTCACCTGAGCTACCCaaacagcctggcacagcctgggcatgGCTACGAGGGGGCGGACAGCGGTGCCCGGCGCCTGCCACGCctgccccccgcccgccccgtgCCCGAGGGAGCCGGGAACCTCCCCCTGTACTacccagggcaggggggcaAAGGTGGGCAcaagctgctggggcagggggcagcGAGCTGCGGGGGGAGCGGGCACTACGGCCCGGAGGGACTCAAGGGCACCTCCTGTTACTACCTGGACTCTGGGGAGCAGGTGGCCAACAGCCTGGACTCACTGGACCTGGAGAACACGCACCTTGACTTTGCTGCCATTGTGGAGGACGTGGAGACCCCCCCGGCactgcccagaccccccagcccggccggggGGCTCCTGGTGCCCTCGCATGGGGGTGCCAACATGGCAGTGGGGGACATGAGCTCCATGCTGAGCACGCTGGCAGGGGAGAGCCACTTCCTCAACTCGCTGTCCTAA
- the PRPH gene encoding peripherin yields MSRRDRDPGMSPPLTVAPERLAAAAAARGAEREELAALNDRFAAFLERVRALERQNGTLRAALGRATAASGPRTGLVQGELRGLRERLQRLGRDRDRLQAERDGLATDLAALRQRLEDETQKREDAEKSLVLFRKDVDHATLSRLELERKVELLMDEIGFLKKLHEEELRDLEVSGPSPAGLPEVEMCKPELTAALREIRTQYESIAVKNLQEAEEWYKSKFADLSDAANRNHEALRLAKQEMNESRRQIQSLTCEVDGLKGVNEALQRQMREMEDEFGEEIGNYQDVVGRLEQEIQQMKEEMARHLREYQDLLNVKMALDIEIATYRKLLEGEESRITIPLHPTTSFSMRSSVLEPQPAESPARRMVLIKTIETRDGQQVVTESHKERTGK; encoded by the exons ATGAGCCGCCGTGACCGCGACCCCGGGATGTCGCCGCCGCTCACCGTGGCCCCGGAGCggctggcggcggcggcggcagcgcggggAGCGGAACGGGAGGAGCTGGCGGCGCTGAACGATCGTTTCGCCGCTTTCCTGGAGCGGGTGCGGGCGCTGGAACGGCAGAACGGGACCCTCCGCGCCGCCCTGGGCCGCGCCACGGCCGCCAGCGGGCCCCGCACCGGGCTGGTGCAGGGGGAGCTGCGGGGActgcgggagcggctgcagCGCCTCGGCCGCGACCGGGACCGGCTCCAGGCGGAGCGGGACGGGCTCGCCACAGACCTGGCGGCCCTGAGGCAACG gctggaggaCGAGACGCAGAAGCGTGAGGATGCCGAGAAGAGCCTGGTGCTGTTCCGCAAG GACGTGGACCACGCCACGCTGTCCCGCCTGGAGCTGGAGCGCAAGGTGGAGCTGCTGATGGACGAGATCGGCTTCCTCAAGAAACTGCACGAGGAG gagctgcgGGACCTGGAGGTGAGCGGCCCGagcccggcggggctgcccgAGGTGGAGATGTGCAAGCCGGAGCTGACGGCAGCGCTGCGGGAGATCCGCACCCAGTACGAGAGCATCGCGGTCAAAAACCTGCAGGAAGCCGAGGAATGGTACAAATCAAAG TTTGCCGACCTCTCGGATGCAGCAAACCGCAACCACGAGGCGCTGCGCCTGGCCAAGCAGGAGATGAACGAGTCCCGGCGGCAGATCCAGAGCCTGACGTGCGAGGTGGACGGGCTGAAGGGCGTG AACGAGGCGCTGCAGCGGCAGATGCGGGAGATGGAGGACGAGTTCGGGGAGGAGATCGGGAACTACCAGGATGTGGtggggaggctggagcaggagatcCAGCAGATGAAGGAGGAGATGGCACGGCACCTGCGCGAGTATCAGGACCTGCTGAACGTCAAGATGGCCCTGGACATTGAGATTGCCACGTACAGAAAGCTGCTGGAGGGCGAGGAGAGCCG GATCACCATCCCACTGCACCCCACCACCTCCTTCAGCATGAGGAGCTCAG tgctggagCCTCAGCCTGCAGAGAGCCCGGCCCGGAGGATGGTGCTGATCAAAACCATCGAGACACGGGATGGGCAG CAAGTGGTGACAGAATCGCACAAGGAGCGAACGGGGAAGTGA
- the LOC136567976 gene encoding tubulin alpha-1C chain produces the protein MPSDKTIGGGDDSFNTFFSETGAGKHVPRAVFVDLEPTVIDEVRTGTYRQLFHPEQLITGKEDAANNYARGHYTIGKEIIDLVLDRIRKLADQCTGLQGFLVFHSFGGGTGSGFTSLLMERLSVDYGKKSKLEFSIYPAPQVSTAVVEPYNSILTTHTTLEHSDCAFMVDNEAIYDICRRNLDIERPTYTNLNRLISQIVSSITASLRFDGALNVDLTEFQTNLVPYPRIHFPLATYAPVISAEKAYHEQLTVAEITNACFEPANQMVKCDPRHGKYMACCLLYRGDVVPKDVNAAIATIKTKRTIQFVDWCPTGFKVGINYQPPTVVPGGDLAKVQRAVCMLSNTTAIAEAWARLDHKFDLMYAKRAFVHWYVGEGMEEGEFSEAREDMAALEKDYEEVGADSMEGDEEGEE, from the exons ATGCCCAGCGACAAGACCATCGGCGGGGGGGACGACTCCTTCAACACCTTCTTCAGCGAGACGGGCGCCGGCAAGCACGTGCCCCGGGCCGTGTTCGTGGACCTGGAGCCCACGGTGATCG ACGAGGTGCGCACGGGCACGTACCGGCAGCTCTTCCACCCCGAGCAGCTGATCACGGGCAAGGAGGATGCGGCCAACAACTACGCCCGCGGGCACTACACCATCGGCAAGGAGATCATCGACCTGGTGCTCGACCGCATCCGCAAGCTG GCTGACCagtgcacagggctgcagggcttCCTGGTGTTCCACAGCTTTGGCGGTGGCACCGGCTCTGGCTTCACCTCCCTGCTCATGGAGCGCCTCTCTGTCGACTACGGCAAGAAGTCCAAGCTGGAGTTCTCCATCTACCCAGCCCCGCAGGTGTCCACAGCCGTGGTGGAGCCCTACAACTCCATCCTGACCACCCACACCACCCTGGAGCACTCCGACTGCGCCTTCATGGTGGACAACGAGGCCATCTACGACATCTGCCGCCGCAACCTGGACATCGAGCGCCCAACCTACACCAACCTGAACCGCCTCATCAGCCAGATTGTGTCCTCCATCACGGCCTCTCTGCGCTTTGATGGAGCCCTGAACGTCGACCTGACAGAATTCCAGACCAACCTGGTGCCCTACCCCCGCATCCACTTCCCTCTGGCCACCTATGCCCCAGTTATCTCTGCTGAGAAGGCTTATCACGAGCAGCTGACGGTGGCTGAGATCACCAATGCCTGCTTTGAGCCAGCCAACCAGATGGTCAAGTGTGACCCTCGGCACGGCAAGTACATGGCGTGCTGCCTGCTGTACCGCGGGGACGTGGTGCCCAAGGATGTCAACGCCGCCATCGCCACCATCAAGACCAAGCGCACCATCCAGTTTGTGGACTGGTGCCCCACTGGTTTCAAGGTTGGCATCAACTACCAGCCACCCACGGTGGTGCCCGGGGGCGACCTGGCCAAGGTGCAGAGGGCTGTGTGCATGCTGAGCAACACCACGGCCATCGCCGAGGCCTGGGCCCGCCTGGACCACAAGTTTGACCTGATGTACGCCAAGAGGGCCTTTGTGCACTGGTACGTGGGGGAGGGCATGGAGGAGGGCGAGTTCTCGGAGGCTCGTGAGGATATGGCAGCCCTGGAGAAGGATTATGAGGAGGTGGGAGCTGACAGCATGGAGGGCGACGAGGAAGGAGAGGAATAG
- the LOC136567984 gene encoding tubulin alpha-1A chain produces the protein MRECISIHVGQAGVQIGNACWELYCLEHGIQPDGQMPSDKTIGGGDDSFNTFFSETGAGKHVPRAVFVDLEPTVIDEVRTGTYRQLFHPEQLITGKEDAANNYARGHYTIGKEIIDLVLDRIRKLADQCTGLQGFLVFHSFGGGTGSGFTSLLMERLSVDYGKKSKLEFSIYPAPQVSTAVVEPYNSILTTHTTLEHSDCAFMVDNEAIYDICRRNLDIERPTYTNLNRLIGQIVSSITASLRFDGALNVDLTEFQTNLVPYPRIHFPLATYAPVISAEKAYHEQLSVAEITNACFEPANQMVKCDPRHGKYMACCLLYRGDVVPKDVNAAIATIKTKRTIQFVDWCPTGFKVGINYQPPTVVPGGDLAKVQRAVCMLSNTTAIAEAWARLDHKFDLMYAKRAFVHWYVGEGMEEGEFSEAREDMAALEKDYEEVGVDSVEGEGEEEGEEY, from the exons ATG CGCGAGTGCATCTCCATCCACGTGGGCCAAGCGGGCGTGCAGATCGGCAATGCGTGCTGGGAGCTGTACTGCCTGGAGCACGGCATCCAGCCCGACGGGCAGATGCCCAGCGACAAGACCATCGGCGGGGGGGACGACTCCTTCAACACCTTCTTCAGCGAGACGGGCGCCGGCAAGCACGTGCCCCGGGCCGTGTTCGTGGACCTGGAGCCCACGGTGATCG ACGAGGTGCGCACGGGCACGTACCGGCAGCTCTTCCACCCCGAGCAGCTGATCACGGGCAAGGAGGATGCGGCCAACAACTACGCCCGCGGGCACTACACCATCGGCAAGGAGATCATCGACCTGGTGCTCGACCGCATCCGCAAGCTG GCTGACCagtgcacagggctgcagggcttCCTGGTGTTCCACAGCTTTGGCGGTGGCACCGGCTCTGGCTTCACCTCCCTGCTCATGGAGCGCCTCTCTGTCGACTACGGCAAGAAGTCCAAGCTGGAGTTCTCCATCTACCCAGCCCCGCAGGTGTCCACGGCCGTGGTGGAGCCCTACAACTCCATCCTGACCACCCACACCACCCTGGAGCACTCCGACTGCGCCTTCATGGTGGACAACGAGGCCATCTACGACATCTGCCGCCGCAACCTGGACATCGAGCGCCCAACCTACACCAACCTCAATAGGTTGATAGGCCAGATTGTGTCCTCCATCACGGCCTCTCTGCGCTTTGATGGAGCCCTGAACGTCGACCTGACAGAATTCCAGACCAACCTGGTGCCCTACCCCCGCATCCACTTCCCTCTGGCCACCTATGCCCCGGTTATCTCTGCTGAGAAGGCTTATCACGAGCAGCTCTCTGTGGCTGAGATCACCAACGCCTGCTTTGAGCCGGCCAACCAGATGGTCAAGTGTGACCCTCGGCACGGCAAGTACATGGCGTGCTGCCTGCTGTACCGCGGGGACGTGGTGCCCAAGGATGTCAACGCCGCCATCGCCACCATCAAGACCAAGCGCACCATCCAGTTTGTGGACTGGTGCCCCACTGGTTTCAAGGTTGGCATCAACTACCAGCCTCCCACGGTGGTGCCCGGGGGCGACCTGGCCAAGGTGCAGAGGGCTGTGTGCATGCTGAGCAACACCACGGCCATCGCCGAGGCCTGGGCCCGCCTGGACCACAAGTTTGACCTGATGTACGCCAAGAGGGCCTTTGTGCACTGGTACGTGGGGGAGGGCATGGAGGAGGGCGAGTTCTCGGAGGCTCGTGAGGATATGGCAGCCCTGGAGAAGGATTATGAGGAGGTGGGGGTGGATTCTGtggaaggggagggagaggaggaaggggaggaataTTAA